The Blastocatellia bacterium genomic sequence CTAGGTTGCGCGTTGCTGCATCAACCGCCGATTCTATTTCTGGATGAGCCAACATCGGGCGTTGACCCGATTGCGCGGCGACGCTTTTGGGATGTGATCTATGCGCTTTCTGAGGCTGGTCGCACGGTGTTTGTCAGCACGCACCACATGGACGAGGCGGAGTATTGTCACCGGTTGGCGTTGATGTATCGTGGACGCATCATCGCGCTTGACGCCCCGTCAGCGTTGAAAACCCTCTTGCCCTCCGATCGGCTGGTCTACCTGCTCAGTTCAGACTTACGAGCCAGCTTAAAAGCATTGGAACAAACGGAGGGCATCCTGGACATGGCAGTCTTCGGCGATGGCTTGCATATCACAGTGGAACACGCCGCAACGGCTATTGAGCAGATTCGCCACACGCTGGATCGCTCCGGCATCCAGATTGAGCGACTCGAGCTGATTGAGCCATCTATGGAGGACGTCTTTGTCGCCATGATTGAACAACAGGAGCGCACTCGCTCATGAGTCTGCGTCGCACACGAGCTATCGCCGGCAAGGAGCTGATTCACATTGTGCGCGACCCGCGCAGTCTGATCATGGCGCTGGCCATTCCGCTGCTGTTGCTGCTGCTGTTTGGTTACGCGCTGTCGTTGGATGTGGATCGAATTCCCACGTTGATCCTTGACGCGGATCGCACGCCGGAAAGCCGCGACGTGATCGAGCGATTTCGCGGATCACGCTATTTCGACGTGGGTGGCGTCGTTGATCGCTACGCGACGATTCAACAGCAGATAGACCGAGGCGCTTGTTTGTTGGCCGTGGTGATTGACCAGCATTTTGCTGAAGATTTGCGTGGCGGCCGGGAAGCGACGGTTCAACTGTTGGTGGATGGCAGCGACGCGAACACGGCCTCGATTGCCCTGGGCTATGCCGAAGCCTTGCTTCAAAGCTACGCGCTGGAGTGGCAACTCCGATGGGCTGATGAACACGGTCTGGGCGCGCGCGCCGCGCCAGTCCAAGCGCGGCTGCGCGTCTGGTACAACAGTGACATGAAGTCAAAGAACTACATCGTCCCTGGCTTGATAGCGGTCATCTTGATGATCATCGCCGCCCTGCTCACTTCGTTGACGATTGCGCGAGAGTGGGAGATGGGCACGATGGAGCAATTACTCTCCACGCCGGTCAGAGCGACCGAGCTGGTGTTAGGCAAGATGGCTGCCTACTTTGTTGTCGGCTTCATTGATATGTTGACGGCGCTCGGCGTCGGCGTGTTCATCTTCGATGT encodes the following:
- a CDS encoding ABC transporter permease, whose product is MSLRRTRAIAGKELIHIVRDPRSLIMALAIPLLLLLLFGYALSLDVDRIPTLILDADRTPESRDVIERFRGSRYFDVGGVVDRYATIQQQIDRGACLLAVVIDQHFAEDLRGGREATVQLLVDGSDANTASIALGYAEALLQSYALEWQLRWADEHGLGARAAPVQARLRVWYNSDMKSKNYIVPGLIAVILMIIAALLTSLTIAREWEMGTMEQLLSTPVRATELVLGKMAAYFVVGFIDMLTALGVGVFIFDVPLRGSTLLVLGTSCLFLFGALCWGILLSAVTRQQLAAFQLGILTSFLPAFLLSGFIFSIENMPGVVQLITHIFPARYFVTALKGIFLKGVSVRVLWVELLFLLIYAVIVFVLATRALRRQLA
- a CDS encoding ABC transporter ATP-binding protein, with protein sequence MNWAVEVTELVKRFGEFVAVDHISFAVPRGQIFGFLGPNGAGKSTTIRILCGLLSPSSGRAYVNGFDVAKQPEAVKQTIGYMSQKFSLYDDLTVEENIEFFSGIYGVPAHQRVERKEYVLHLAGLEEKRAVLTRWLAGGWKQRLALGCALLHQPPILFLDEPTSGVDPIARRRFWDVIYALSEAGRTVFVSTHHMDEAEYCHRLALMYRGRIIALDAPSALKTLLPSDRLVYLLSSDLRASLKALEQTEGILDMAVFGDGLHITVEHAATAIEQIRHTLDRSGIQIERLELIEPSMEDVFVAMIEQQERTRS